DNA from Ziziphus jujuba cultivar Dongzao chromosome 2, ASM3175591v1:
CTGGTAGCAGTCTAGAAGGAAAGCGATGGTCTTCGCAGCCAATATCTTCTGCTCAGCTTATGGAATTAAAGCCTTTGTACAGAACGTCTTCATACCCTGAAGAGGAACAGCAAGTCAAGCCTTTGTACAGAACATCTTCATACCCTGAACAGGAACATCAGCGGCAAAACCACCTCCAGCACTTTGCCAGTGAACcaattttggtgccaaaatcTTCTTTCACTTCATACCCGCCACCTGGTGGCAGATCCCAGCATGCTTCACCAAATCATCATTCTGGTCATCTGAATATTCCATATCTTGTTGGACACCAAGGTGGATTATCTTCACCAAACCTCAATGCCTTCTCTAATTCTCAGCTTCAATTGTCTGGGCCACCTCATTCACCCCACTTTGGTGGAAATTTACCACAGCTTAATTCTGGTGTCCGTGTCAATGGTCGACCTCCAAATCAATGGGTCAACCAGGCTGGCATGTATCCTGGAGATCATTCTACCTTATTGAATAATTTATTGCAGCAACAATTGTCTCATCAAAACGGTATAATGCCTCCGCAATTAGTGACTCAGTCTCAGCAACAGCAACATAGAATGCACCACCACATCCAGCCATCCTTTAATCATTTGCCAGGGATGCAGTCCCATGTATTCAATCCCCATCTTTCTTCACCTTTAATGAGTAAGTTTGAAGCAATGCTTGGTCTGGCTGATCTAAGAGAACAACGGCCAAAATTGAGCCAGAAAAGTAGAAGGAATTCTCGTTCTAGTCAGCAGAGTTCTGATTCAAGTAGTCAGAAGAGTGATGGTGGGTTGCCACAGTTTAGGTCTAAGTATATGACAGCTGATGAAATTGAGAGTATTCTTCGGATGCAACTTGCTGCAACACACAGTAATGACCCATATGTAGATGATTATTACCACCAGGCTTGTCTTGCAAAAAAATCATCTGGGGGGAAGCTGAGGCATCAGTTTTGCCCAACTCACCTGAGGGATCTTCCTCCCCGTGGACGCTCTAATTCTGAACCCCATGCTTTTCTCCAGGTAGATGCTCTTGGAAGGATTCTCTTCTCTTCAATTCGTAGGCCCCGTCCTCTTCTTGAAGTTGACCCACCAAATTCATCTGGTCCTGGAAGCACTGAACAGAAGGCTTCTGAGAAGCCCTTAGAGCAGGAGCCAATGCTTGCTGCTAGAGTAACAATTGAAGATGGACTTTGTCTTCTTCTTGACGTAGATGATATTGATCGTTTTCTGCAATGTAGTCAACTACAAGATGGTGGGACCCAGTTGAGACGTAGACGGCAGGTCCTGCTGGAAGGACTTGCGGCGTCACTTCAACTGGCTGACCCACTAGGCAAAAATGGCCATTCAGTTGGGCTTGTTCCCAAGGATGATCTTGTGTTCTTGAGGTTAGTTGCTCTACCTAAGGGACGGAAGCTCCTCTCACGGTACCTACAGCTTCTTTTTCCTGGCAGTGAGCTTATGCGGATTGTTTGCATGGCTATCTTCCGTCACTTAAGGTTCTTGTTTGGTGCTCTCCCCTCTGACCCAGGAGCAGCAGAAACGACAAATGACCTCGCAAGGGTTGTTTCATTGTGTGTTCATGGCATGGATCTTGGTGCACTTAGTGCCTGCCTTGCAGCAGTCGTTTGTTCATCAGAGCAGCCCCCTCTTCGCCCACTTGGCAGTTCTGCAGGAGATGGGGCTTCTCTCATTCTAAAGTCAGTTCTTGAGAGGGCAACTGAACTTTTGATGGATCCTCATGCCGCTAGCAACTATAATATGACTAATCGGGCACTTTGGCAGGCTTCCTTCAATGAATTTTTCGGTCTTTTAACCAAGTAttgtgtaaataaatataatagtatTATGCAGTCATTGTTGATGCAGGGTCCACCAAATATCACAGTTGTTGGAACAGATGCAACCAAATCTATTATTCGTGAAATGCCGGTCGAACTTCTACGTGCAAGTCTTCCTCACACGGATGAGCACCAGAGGCAGCTATTGATGGATTTTACACGGCGCTCCATGTCTGTAGGTGGATCTGACAGTCATAATGGCGATAATGGTGGTATCATGAATTCAGAATCGGTGCTAAGCTGATGAGGAgctgtgtgaatatatataccaTGGTAGCTGAGAAACTGTACTTTTGAGAAAGTGAAGTGTATGTGGACATGAGTGGAAGTGTTTCACATTTCTTCTGTGCTCATGGTTCAAGTCGTAGGCAACTTATCAACAGctgacaataataaaatatttgataggCGTATATGATGGATGGGGTTAAAAGTCTAGTTTTTATATGGTTTACATCTTTTTGATCCCATATTACATATCTGCTTTGGAAAACTAGCAAGCAGATTTAtctgtttttctttctctctaatATGTTATGGGACTTATCCTTTTAGAACTCATTTTTGTTTAAGGGTAGGGGGGATAATTTTCCTTTGACTTGGGAGCTTTATTTTGATGCTCTGCTGTGGAACTCCTCGATGTTGAAAAGGTGGAAAATGTACAGTGTCTAGTGCAGTTGATATCCCACGATCCTGacctattattaattttcaaggaTGTGGGGGAGGGTAGAATTTGTGCTTATATCTGGAATTCTATCATATTACCTTTCGTGGCAATGCCATTGGAGGTGGGTTTGCAGATGAAGGCCGTAGTCAAGCTGTGTCTGTAAGCATGATAGGCATTGGGGTTTGGCTTGAAccctggaaaaaaaaaaaaatttatgtctGTTTAGCGTTAGACTTTCTATTTCAGCTTTGTTATACTGTCAAATGTCAAtgattttatgtgttttcttcTCTTACTTGCTTCACTTGtggtttattttgaagatggaCTTTCTTCATTGTATTTTTGTTCATCATTTTATTGATTTGCTTATATTCCACTAACAATGGATCAGATAGCAGTAAGAAAATGGGTTTTGGTGTGAAATTGGAgctattgttttattaaagtAGGTTCTAAATGCCAAATTAAATTGACGACTAAATACTATATTAGAGAAGCAAATTTGTGAATGAATCTCTAAAATGTGAAATGTAAAAAAGGGTATATGGCCATGTTTCGAAGGGATTaggattatttatttgtttttacttaaTCAATGCTTTTTTGAACCATAAATGGAAACAATTTCATCACTaacgttatttatttatttttttggtattgtTATATTAATGAAAAGAAACAAGCATAAAAAGGGGACAATATTTCTAAAATAGAGAAAACAACGTTTctaaaaaattttgcaaaaacactgctgtgaaaaataaaatacgatataaaacaaataaatatttatataccttaccaaaaaaaataaaataaaataaaaaatggcaaagaagaagaagttgaaaatggCGGTGCTTGGAGTTGgggtattttgtatttttcttcagaagaaaaaaGTCGGTTTGCCGCTAAAGTTGGAAGTCATATAGCTTTTAAGACAATTATTGCATTTTTGATATATACTGGGGGGTTTTGTTTGTTGTGaaaatttttgggttttgatacaaaagtaaaaaaagaaaaagagaaagagatgggATCGTCGAAACGCGGAGCAGACGACAATCGGAAACTCAGTGGGCGTACACAAACCGCCCATCAGCGTCTCCAGGATGCTCTCAAACTCGGTACCAGGTTTGGGTTCCTAAATTCCTCTCCTTTTCCAACCTTTATAGCTAGCTTCTGTTACCTTTGCCTTCAAATGCTAAAAAAGTACCTCCTATTTTTCTTGTTATGCTTAAAGATGTTATGCTTCCAAAATCATACGACTTTTGTAGCCAAAACCCAGTGagctggaatttttttttttcttttttgggaatTGGATATAGAATCATTCTGGTGGCCTACACTTTTGagtttggacaaaattagtgAAAGGTTCAGCGAGTAGATGTAAATAGAAGGCCCATGCCTATTAAATTATGTGCTTCCTGAATGGGTTTTATACATTGTAGGTCTTATGACAGCCATGCAAGAAAATGGCAATGCTCAGATATTGAGATACAAAGACATGTAGTCCACTCCATTTCTGCATTTCTTGATTCTGTTTCTCGAGATGCTCGGCACCATCCACTTGTGAAGGTATGTGACAATACCCatctagttaaaaaaaaaaaaaaaaaaaaaaaaaaaaaaaaaaccctttaaaTCATTAGTTTTGTAGGTTGTAATAAGTATATCTAATTTGGGTGTATATGTTCTGGGATCTGTCCAATACTAATCAAAAGTCGAAACCTTTTCATGACTTTTGCCTTCCAATTTCAGGATTCTGTTGCTGATATGGTTGGGGCATTGGTATGGATTCTTCAACGTCGAAATGTGAGCGTGTTGAGCATGGCAGCTGAAGTGACTGTGAAGTTGGTCAGCAATTTACCCAACTCAGTTTTGCAGTCTTACATGTTAGATCTTGTTGATCCTTTGTCATCCTTGTTATCTGCCCGTCAGACTGAAGTTGCTATATCATGTGTAACCGCATTAAACCATATTCTCTTAAATTTGAGCTTCAAGAACAAAAAGGTTGTTTGGGAGATTCTGAAGAAAACAGAAAGTGTTTCTCATGTTAGTGCTAACATATTAGACTTTTTCAGAGGAAAAAAGCCAATTGagtatttcaatcaaatggctTCATTCTTGAGTACAGTACTATGGCAGTGGCATGAATCTAGGTTTCCTGTTTGGAGCAATCCAGAACTGACGAAGGCTTTAAACAATGTGCTTGTAAAGCCAGATTTTCAGGATAGAGTGGAGGTTTTGAAGCTGTTTTCTGCTGTAGgtatttgactttttatattgAACTTCCTTTCTTTCCATCTAAGTTCTATTAAATAATCAACCTATATTCTTGCAATATTGGATTATCGTGGTTTTTCTGTTTCGGCTTACCAGCTTTATGCGGCAATGGGACCAAGAAACTTTTAGAGAATGGACAAGCCCTTATGGAGATGATGCTGCACTGCATGGACCATTCACAACCTTATTCTGTTCGTACCGAAGGTTTTAGGCTTGCTCAATGTTTAGCGGTAATGGCTGTaatttcttcttcccaaaagcatATCATGGTAAGAACTTAAAAAGCATCCTAATGTATTAAGTCAAACTGCTTACTGTTTTTTGCTCAGATAAATGAacaagaatttttaaaaatgatgagCTTGTGTTGTGAACCATTTGTGAAAGCCATCATCAGTGGAATGAGCAAGTGGGAGTTGAATTCTGGAAAGGTTGCTGGTGACAAGATATCTTTGCTAGTGGAGGCATGTCGCTTGGCTCTAATTACTTGTTGGGCAGGAAAGCATCACATATATTTCTGGAAACAAGGGATAGACAAAGTTCTTCTTGATCTTCTCTTAGAAGATTCTCATAGCAAATTGTATCAACCTATTTTGTCATTAGAAGAGCAGATATCTATTGCTAAGGAATGTCTAAATGCAGATTATCTTATTGGTTCAAGGAATTACATATGGGATATTCTTGGATGGCTTGCTATCCATTGTGAGGAAGATTTCAACCCCGAGATGCATGGAAATGGAAAGGAGCTCTTCATTGACATACTCATTACATCTGCATGGTAGGTAATGTCTAATGCTTTAATCCTTATGAATACTAGGTTCTTGTTTATACTATGTTTCCCTGTATATAAATTTGTGTCTACTGCATTCTCTTTCCTTAAGCTTAAATGTTGCTTTTTTGTGGAGATTCTACATGTATTATTTCCTATATCTTCATGGTTGGGTGATTtttatcctttatttatttgacAGCTTGGCCTTTCTGGATGCAATTAAGAAATGTTTTTGGCAAAATGATATTGGTGATACTTTACGAGGTGAATCAGCAATAAGGGCAGTTCTGATGATGATTTATACTCCTTGCAAGTATGTTTCATCAAAGGCGAAAGATAGACTGTTTAAAGTACTGAACCACCAAAATTGCGTAGGATATTTGAAACTCTTATTGACAACACTCAATAGAAACTTATCGGGGAATGACTTTGATGCACTACAAATTGTCATTTACCTGATGAGTTTGACGTGTTACTCAGGTCTACCACAATTTCAGAAGTGGTTAATTGAATGTGGAGGAGTGAAGACGCTATTACATCTTGTAAATTTGTGCTTGAAGGGTGACTTCTGTACAGAAAGGTTGAACTTTTCTTCGCATCTGCATAATGCATTCTATGAGAGGACTTGTTGCTTTCCTTCCACAGAAGTATGGGAAGTCAAAAACATGCTTTTGCTTTATAGTTTGTGGGGTTTAGCAGAATTGATAAAGTATTCTGTATGCATAAGAAATAACTTAGACATATTTACAAATCAGATGACTTGTACAATAGCCGAACTAGTTTGCAAACTGCAGGATATCTGTAGTGACAAAACAACTCCTGAACTACGATGGTCTGCTGCACATGTTCTTAGTTATTTTGGATTCTATGGTTTTCCAAGTAAACTTGGGAATAGAATTGGCAAAGCACTCAATGTCATGGATCACACTGATACTAGACTCATTCTTACAAGTGGTGAGTGTTTGAGTGTTCATAGTGTTGTACTTGCAATTCGATGTCGATCACTGCTGCCACTTAGTGAGCAACAATCTGGTTCTTCAGTAACGGATTCCATGGAAATTTGTGGAAAGTTTAGCGGAGAAATTCGGTTATCTGCTCATGTTGATCACCAGATATTGGTAAAGTTGTTGGAATATATGTACTTGGGACACCTACGGGTAGGAGAAGAACTCATTAAAAAGTTGAAAAGGCTTGCTAAACATTGTAATCTTCATCCTCTGCTGCAAATGCTTTCTAGGAGAAGTCCAAAGTGGGGAGCTCCATATCCTAGCTCTGATCTTTCTCCAGCTTTGGGTCCACTTGGACATCGTTTCTCGTATGTTTTTCTTCTATCTTTGATTATTTCGAgcgtaattatatatatatatatatatatatattatatactttgATAGTAATGTTATGCGTTGCTGGCTTCAGGGATGTCATCTTGGAAGCCAAATCAACCGAGTACTCGGGCTGGGCATGTGGTTTTTGTTCTGTTTTAATGCCCCACATGCATGCTCACAAAGTTATATTGTCATCAAGTTGTGATTATCTACGAGCCTTGTTTAACTCAGGAATGCAGGAGAGGTACTTgtatatttgcatttttatttttcaacatttcagttttctgttttcatgctttttctttttccttagaTTTTGTTTATTCTCGCAGCCTTTCACAAACCGTAAAGGTCCCTGTCAGTTGGGAAGCAATGATTAAACTCGTAGGCTGGTTCTATTCCAGTCAGCTGCCAAATCCTCCCACTGGATGTCTATGGGAGAGCATGGACACCCAGGAGAAGCTCCATGAGCTACAACCGTATGTGGAGCTTTGTTGGCTTGCCAAGTTCTGGTTCTTAGAAGATGTTCAAGAAGCCTGCTCAAATGTGATTGTGTCCTGTCTTTATTCTGCGAGACAACTTTGCATTAAAATAATCCAACTCGCTGCCAATTTCTCTCTAGGAAGCTTGGTCGAGGTTGCAGCAACTCTAATGGCTCCATCGTACCGGCAACTATGTGATTCTGGCGAACTTGAAGAGCTCGATGAGGATCTGGTGAACATGGTTCGTGCTGCCTCTGTTCGATTTTCTCAGGAGGTTGGTAGCAATATCGAAACTAGTTTCAGGTGAATTGGAGGATTGAAAACGTCTAAAACTGTATAGAGGATCACAGAATACCAGACATGTAGGTTTGTACTgcgtatacatatgtatgtataatattCAGCAATTTTGGTAAAGATTTTGTTCTCCCGAATTTTGATATGTCAAACAAGCATCCAACAGATATACATCATTGCATTTGTAGTCAAAATGAtgtatttctaattaaaattataatattttattttctaaaaaaaaaatatcaataataacaataaaagcgCGTAAAGTAGGAAGGTTGGACAGGTAATTTTGAGAAAACGTGAAGAATTTCTCCACGCAGTCCCCCACCAAACCCCCCCACACATATATGTCCATTCTCCTCTCTTTTTATTCATTCAATACAAAAGAAGGCCAAGGTCTTCTCACAAGGAGagattgaggaaaaaaaaaaacactagttaaaaaagaaaggtaTTGGCACTCAAGAGAAAGTCGGAATGGTTTCGTCGGAAAAGTTTTCTCTTCCAAAGTTCCTCTACTCCTCCTCCATGCCGTCAAAGAGTCCAATCATCTCGTGTCGGAAAAGTTTTCTCTTCCAAAGTTCCTCTACTCCTCCTCCATGCCGTCAAAGAGTCCAATCATCTCGTCACCGGAGGAGGGGATCAAGATGTACTCGCCGGCGTTCTACGCGGCATGCACGATCGGAGGGTCATTATGCACCGGACCAACACATACCTCGGTCACTCCTCTTGACGTCGTCAAGTGTAACATGCAGGTTTCCactttctacttcttcttctatcAAAATTGTATTTCTCTGttactatatattttattttcctcccGTTCTTTACAACAATTTCATTGTTTTTCAATAAAGACTTTTTTGAATTTCttaagaataaatatatatatatatatatatatatatatatctatacacatGTTAGCTTTTCAGCTGAGTTTCTATTTTCATCTCAGAAAACCATTTTAGaactcccaaaaaaaataaaaaataaaataaaaataaaaacttttgtgATTCTGATTACAAAATTACACTTGTTCAAAGACAAtacaatacaaaaattaatataatataattcccAAACTCTGGGAGCAAGACAGCACCTTCCGATCCATGTTCTTTTagaattttcaatttgttttggcTTTTTTGACCATTCAAAAAGGCGGCTTGACATTGTCTAGAATGGTCAACGAGTTGACtggtgaaaaaaataattttcattattttatttaaattttatatttttgaaatattattatttatcttcctttaattttttttaaaaattactaaaaaacgATTAATTTGTGaactataattattaaaaacaaccAATGTGTCAGTTTTTAtagctaattttaaaatttagaaggTATAAATGAAATTcgccaaaaaaaattttgaacttttaaaatttttttttttttttttttttggttgaattttttAGATCGACCCGGCAAAGTACAAGGGCATAAGCTCCGGTTTCGGCATTATTGTGAAAGAACAAGGAATCAAAGGTCTATTTCGGGGTTGGGCTCCAACATTGCTGGGTTACAGTGCACAAGGTGCTTGCAAATACGGCTTCTACGAATTCTTCAAGAAGTACTACTCCGACCTTGTGGGCCCCGAGTACGCCGCCAAGTACAAGACCTTCGTCTACCTCGCCGGCTCTGCATCGGCGGAATCCATCGCCGCTGCCGCTCTTTGCCCCATGGAAGCTGTCAAAGTCAGAGTCCAAACCCAGCCTGGTTTCGCCAAAGGTTTGGCCGATGGCCTTCCCAAGTTGGTCAAGTCCGAAGGTGTTCATGGGTAGTGAAATATCAATGTTCaagattgcttttttttttttaattttttattttttttccctttttcttgttCAAATTCATGGTTCTAAAAATACCCTTTTGAATATCTTTGCCAGATTGTACAAAAGGGATTGTTCCACTTTGGGGTCGTCAAATTCCTTGTAAGCTTTAAAAATACAGTATTTGTGAAAATGTGATTTTGGTTTGGATTGATAAATATGATGtaatttgtggtttttttttttttttttttggtggattcAGATACGATGATGAAGTTTGCATCTTTTGAGACAATAGTTGAGCTGCTATACAAGCATGCAATCCCAACTCCGAAGGAGCAATGCAGCAATACATTTCAGCTTGGAGTGAGCTTTGCTGGTGGATATTTGGCTGGTATCTTCTGCTCTGTTATTTCCCACCCTGCTGACAATTTAGTCTCCTTTCTCAACAATTCCAAGGGTGCTACCGTTGGTGATGTTAGTAGAGTCTTTGCACTTCTCCCTCATTCAATTTATATGATTTCTTTTATCTGTCTTCTTTTATAATATTCGTATCCTCACTCgctttctttctcattttgatCTTGAATGCAGGCTGTTAAGAAGCTAGGCTTATGGGGTTTATGTACCCGTGGCCTTCCTCTTCGTATTGTGATGATCGGAACTCTTACCGGAGCTCAATGGGGTCTCTATGATGCTTTCAAAGTTTCTGTTGGACTGTAAGTTTCTTCTCCTGCATTTCTCAATATCATGCTCATCAATATTAATATGTCCTTCCAGATTTATAATTGTCGAGTTCTGTATGATGCTTCTTTCTTTGTTCAATCTGATATGATATATGGGTTTATTCCTTTTAGGCCAACTAGTGGTGGTATTACTCCAGCTCCGGCCGCCACCGATCTTGCAATTGCCTGAATTTTTAAGTTGATGGCTAATATACTCCAATAGTTACAGAAATGGAAAATAGGGTAATTGATTCAACATTTTTTTGCCTTGCAAAAGCGACTACTTTATTCAAGAGAGATATGATTCAAGAAGATGGTTCTTATTCTTATCATGTCAGTAGGTATAATGAGGTTGCGATAAGGATCAGATTTTTTTCCCAAAGATGGTGTATgcaataaaaatttcattttgaaaattagaGTTTTTATTGTGTATTATGTATTCTACagaaaatgattttgattttaataaatttggttaaaagttgctacttattTTCAATTGCAATTTCATTTTATCATCAATGTCATTTGTACAGTAAGATAAGAAATCTAAGCCTTTAcgcagattttattttattttatttttctcatattacagtatatgatttttcattttccctCTTTGGGTTCACCTTCTAACAAGGAACTACTTAAGCATGATCATGGTCTAAATTTAGAGGGAAAACAGTATCAAAAACAATCCTAGCAAAAATATACCTAACTTCTGGCAGGGTTCCAAGAGCTAATGACTCATAATCAATCTTGCTGCCTTGCTTTGACACAGATTTCTTCCCTGTATCCTCTTTTACACACTCAAAAATTCTGCCGACCCTCAAATACAATTCCAATGGGATAAATACCTGCATTTTGCGATAGAGAGAATCATGAATGGTCTTCTATGATTGCTCAATAAATACACGAACCTACTCAGATAAAACAAGAGAAATAAAAAGGTGTGACTGTCCAAGTGATAATTCTCAAGCAAATGATTCCTCCATATGTTTTATTGCCATCTATAAGTGAAACACCGATTGGCAGCATTTAAACAAGTGATTACATAAAActaaagaggaaaagaaattgTAACCTACTTACCAGATCTGAGTATGGTGCTTTAGGATACTCTGCCATTGCCAGGGAGACAGCTTGCTCATTGGTCATTTTACAGAGAGCACGTTTAACAGATGCTGCTAGATCCATAACCTCATTTGTCAATGCACAAGAGTCCAGGTTCCGACATTCTAATAACTCATAAAAGCTTGTATCATGTGGTTTAGTGATCCTTCTAGCAATATTTACTGCTTCTGAGATATCTCCACCATTATGAACTGTAAGGCTGAAGGTGGCAACAACCATGGGATCCCTAGGTTGGTCACATAGGGCTTTGTGGAACGCCAAGATCCCAACCCTGAAATCATAAAACTGTTGTAACCTACGCTTGATTGGTCCAAAGGGGACTTAATTTCATGCAACTGCAAGTGATAATGCTGTTTTAAAGATTTTGCTCATAGACAAATGGCATATGGGTAACAAACAAGCAATTGTTTTTTGGAGATAGATCTTACCACAAGCTACTATGACAAGGCCTGTCAGGTGCCAGAAGTTTATCCATGTTAGAAAATAAAGACTGCAGACGAAACATCAAaagttatataaatttattagctACTTGGCTCCTAGCTCTCATGAAGttgcaaataatataatattatgacgCCAAAATTTTTGCGTACAAAAGGACAATATAAGGCTATAGTATGGACAAAGATTGTAGTGATTCAGGACAAAGAATGATGCATCCCATATATCAGATATCAGCACCAAAAACAGAGAGGACTGCTAAGTCTTCTGGATCAACTATTTAGCTACTAAAACATGAACCTTGGAAAGCTGTAAGCCATAAAACCTCAAATACCATGTGCTCTAACAGAAGCATATCAGATGACTGAGAAATCATGTAATTATCATTACCAAAAGCATATTGGATCTTTTGTCACGTCTTCGAAAACCATTCTGAACAAGATATGCTGCCTGCAACATCAattcataataaattttaagtgaTTGAATagcaaaagaaattcaaaagttACATACATACCTGGATGGGTAGAAGAATTTCTAGGAGTCCAAATTTCCATAATAACCTCAAAGAAGCCTCAGCAGAACCATATGCTAGCATGTAGTTCATTTCCATCAGTAGCCTTCCCTAAACCAGTTTGGAACAATGAACCGGTTATATAAAACTCATGCACATACACATTGACTGAAGGAAAATGATAGGGTGAAAGAGGCTTTAACTACCCTATCAAGTCCTGAGACTGAGCCAGATAAGTTTTTAACAAAACGAGCTGTTTCCCTTGAAATACGGAAACCCAACCGGGCTGCAATTCTTATCGCACGTAGAATGCGAGCTTCATCAAATAATGAAGGATATCTTAGCTTGGAAAATGCAAGAAAGTGTCCATCATTTGTGCATGAGCAGGTGTCTTCATTAAAGAACCCCTCCCATAAACATATGAAACAGCAAACAAAACTTACCACAATCCTCTTGAAAAGAAGTGCTTGGAGGAATCACAGTTTTCACCTACGTCCACAGAAAATGAGGTAAGGTCTATTTACATTTCCAGCTAGTCTAAGTAATTAAGAAAGCATCACTGCTAAGACTATGTGCACACTTTTGCTCTTTTAATATCTTCCATTCCTCCCAGATAGTCATACACAATCCTTTCGTATGGATCAAACATTAACCTGCAGAGAGACAGAGAGGTTATAAGAATaggagaaaaaaattaacagaaagaaaaaaggtaGTGATGAGGACTACAAATAATGAAGCAGACAAGTAAcaaacaaaagcattaaaaattttgaactttcaaGTTACAAGGGTCTTAGAGTCCACCCGTTAATTGTAAAGTCTCGCTGTAGACAATTCCTCCAACGAACATAATCTTTTTCTTCACagtcaataggttttccatatTCACTACTGCTCAAATCCCTCTTGAAGTTGCTTGCAGAGGTGCTAAAACTTGAAACCTAATTGCCAGAATATAAATTGAGCAAGAAGAAGTAACAAAAGAAAGTTCAATATCATATATTTCAGCAAGGTAGCACTGTacaatcaaaaccaaaaaagaatttaaaataccaagaaaaaaaattaaataaataacaaagaaGACGAACCTCCACAATGGCATCGTCAATGTGCACATGACATATGGGAAACCGTTTTCCAACTATTTCACACCAAGAAAATGATCTTCTCACCTGTCAACAGGGAATGTCAAAAGATTAGCTtggaagttaaaacaataaagaaaattttcaggaatttaatttcatata
Protein-coding regions in this window:
- the LOC107417975 gene encoding uncharacterized protein LOC107417975 isoform X1; its protein translation is MAIPGLGFACRPHVPLRIPLFPCVSKAIPSVNVRQHLVAAFDVVDEPEDVLKVDNDNHKSVSTEGDGKVPEWKKLNSKELGISTSKITRPTRKVLNVLRQKGYQVYLVGGCVRDLVLNRTPKDFDIITSAELKEVRRSFSWCEIVGKRFPICHVHIDDAIVEVSSFSTSASNFKRDLSSSEYGKPIDCEEKDYVRWRNCLQRDFTINGLMFDPYERIVYDYLGGMEDIKRAKVKTVIPPSTSFQEDCARILRAIRIAARLGFRISRETARFVKNLSGSVSGLDRGRLLMEMNYMLAYGSAEASLRLLWKFGLLEILLPIQAAYLVQNGFRRRDKRSNMLLSLFSNMDKLLAPDRPCHSSLWVGILAFHKALCDQPRDPMVVATFSLTVHNGGDISEAVNIARRITKPHDTSFYELLECRNLDSCALTNEVMDLAASVKRALCKMTNEQAVSLAMAEYPKAPYSDLVFIPLELYLRVGRIFECVKEDTGKKSVSKQGSKIDYESLALGTLPEVRYIFARIVFDTVFPLNLDHDHA
- the LOC107417975 gene encoding uncharacterized protein LOC107417975 isoform X2, with the translated sequence MAIPGLGFACRPHVPLRIPLFPCVSKVRQHLVAAFDVVDEPEDVLKVDNDNHKSVSTEGDGKVPEWKKLNSKELGISTSKITRPTRKVLNVLRQKGYQVYLVGGCVRDLVLNRTPKDFDIITSAELKEVRRSFSWCEIVGKRFPICHVHIDDAIVEVSSFSTSASNFKRDLSSSEYGKPIDCEEKDYVRWRNCLQRDFTINGLMFDPYERIVYDYLGGMEDIKRAKVKTVIPPSTSFQEDCARILRAIRIAARLGFRISRETARFVKNLSGSVSGLDRGRLLMEMNYMLAYGSAEASLRLLWKFGLLEILLPIQAAYLVQNGFRRRDKRSNMLLSLFSNMDKLLAPDRPCHSSLWVGILAFHKALCDQPRDPMVVATFSLTVHNGGDISEAVNIARRITKPHDTSFYELLECRNLDSCALTNEVMDLAASVKRALCKMTNEQAVSLAMAEYPKAPYSDLVFIPLELYLRVGRIFECVKEDTGKKSVSKQGSKIDYESLALGTLPEVRYIFARIVFDTVFPLNLDHDHA
- the LOC107417975 gene encoding uncharacterized protein LOC107417975 isoform X3, which codes for MAIPGLGFACRPHVPLRIPLFPCVSKAIPSVNVRQHLVAAFDVVDEPEDVLKVDNDNHKSVSTEGDGKVPEWKKLNSKELGISTSKITRPTRKVLNVLRQKGYQVYLVGGCVRDLVLNRTPKDFDIITSAELKEVRRSFSWCEIVGKRFPICHVHIDDAIVEVSSFSTSASNFKRDLSSSEYGKPIDCEEKDYVRWRNCLQRDFTINGLMFDPYERIVYDYLGGMEDIKRAKVKTVIPPSTSFQEDCARILRAIRIAARLGFRISRETARFVKNLSGSVSGLDRGRLLMEMNYMLAYGSAEASLRLLWKFGLLEILLPIQAAYLVQNGFRRRDKRSNMLLSLFSNMDKLLAPDRPCHSSLCCMKLSPLWTNQA